Below is a genomic region from Kribbella qitaiheensis.
AGACGATCCGCGTCGCGGGACCGACCCTGGTCTGGGTCCTCGACAGCCGGACCTTCCGTCTGGAGGGCGTCGCGGACGAGGCGCAAGCCACCGAGATCGCGCTCTCTGCCACGCCTTAGGCGGAACCTCGGGGCGGGCGGCGGTGTATCAGGGGTGCATTGTTCGCTCGGCTCGAGGAGAACCGCCATGACCCGCTGGATCCGCCATACCTTCGCGTTGCTGTTCGCAGTACTGATCACTCTCGCTGGAGCGACGATTCCCGCATCGGCCGGTGGTCCGACCAGTGTGCTGCTCAGCGCGCCACCCAGAGTGGTTGCCTTTGGCTACGAAGACACGCTCTACAACCAGTTGCTGAAGTTCGTCGGTGAGCCGTTGCCGGCCAAGGGCGACGCCGAGTCGCATCAGGCCGGCCAGTTCGTCCGGGCGACCTGGCTGATCCACGACATGTCCGTCTGGCGCCTGGACATCATCTATCCCGACGCTCCGGGCGGCCCGTGGATCGCCACCACCGTGAGCACCGACGGCAGCGGAAGGCTCTCTGACACCCCTGTCTGGCACCGGGCCGACGAACCGGCCGCGCTGGCCAAGCTCCTGGGATCCCTCAACCTCATGGGTCAGTCCGACGGCGGGCCGACCGGGATACCCGACATGAGCCAGCCCACGCCCACACCCCAGCAGGCCCCGGTCGTCCAGACCGTCGAGAGCGACGCGGGAGCGCTCTCCGGGTGGCGCTGGATGATCCCCGGCATCGCCCTCGGCGCCGTCGCCACCTTCCTCGTACTCCGCTACCTCCCACGCCGCCGCCCCTGGGAACTCACCGACATCGAGTGACCTGAACCGCACTGGACCGGTACTCGTCACACGTAGTACTCGACAATCTCCAGTTGGTGAATGGACTTTCTCACGATTCAAGATGGGACCTGGATGATGGGAGACTCTGGCCTACCGTTTCTCGGCTGGGTTCAGTCCATCGTTGTCAGGAGTGCGTGTGGGTTCCGAGGTCGTTTCGGCCGTCTCACCTACCCGGCAGGCTTTTCGCCGGGTCCGCCGGGATCGCAGCGCCCGGTTCGGTGCGGTGCTGGTGGTCGTGCTGGTCCTGATAGCGATCGCGGCGCCGTTGCTGGCGAAGCTGGAGGGGCAGGACGCGTACACGTACAACATCGGGCTGCTCGATCCGCTCCGCGGCAACGCGCCGCGAGGGGCGGTCGGCGGATTCGGCGCTGATCACTGGTTCGGCATCGAGCCGCTGACCGGGCGGGACCTGTTCGCGATCGTGGTGCTCGGGCTGCGGACGTCGTTGTTCATCGCGATCGTGGTCACCCTCATCACCACCGTGGTCGGCACGCTCGTCGGCATCAGCGCGGCGTACTTCGGCGGCTGGTACGACGCGGTCGTGTCGCGGCTGCTCGACTTCCTCTTCGGGTTCCCGTCGCTGCTGTTCATGATCGCGCTGGGCATCATCGTGCCGGCCAGGTTCCCGCGCTGGTTGCTGTTGATCGTCGTGCTGAGCGTGTTCGGCTGGGCCGGGCTGGCACGGCTGATCCGCAACCAGGCCAGGTCGCTGGTCGAGCGGGAGTTCGTCGAGGCGGCCCGGTCGTCGGGCTCCAGCGGCTGGCACATCGTCACCCGCGAGCTGCTGCCGAACCTGCTCGGCCCGGTGCTGGTGATCGCGACGATGGCGGTGCCCGGCATCATCGGCGCGGAGGCGGGGCTGTCGTTCCTCGGCGTCGGTGTCCCACCGCCGACACCGAGTCTGGGCCGGTCGATCTCGGACTCGATCGTCTGGGTCTACACCGGCGCGGATCCGTGGTTCCTGGCGTTCCCGGGTGCGATGTTGTTCCTCGCCGTACTCGGGTTCACCTTGCTCGGCGACGGCGTTCGCGACGCGTTCGACGTACGGCTGCGGAGGGCGAAGTAATGCCGGACATGGTGTGGTTCGTGATTCGGCGGCTGCTCGCGACCGTGCTGGTGATGCTCGCTCTCAGCTTGGCCGTCTACCTGATCTTCTACGCGTTGCCGGCGGACCCGGCCCGCCTGGGTTGTGGCAAGCCCTGTACGCCGGACCGCCTCGAGCAGGCGCGGCATTTCATGCAGCTGGACCAGAGCACGATGCAGCAGTATCTCCAGTTCCTGAAGGGGATCGTGGCCGGCCGGACCTTCGGCGAAGGCTCCGCGGCAGTGCAGTGCAACGCGCCGTGCTTCGGCTACTCGTTCCCGCTCGCGCGGCCGGTGACCACCTTGATCCTGAGCAGGCTGCCGATCACCGCATCGATCGCGATCGGGGCCGCGATCCTGTGGCTCGTCGCCGGTGTGACGCTCGGAGTCGGAGCTGCCTTGAAGCGCGGGAAGCTGTTCGACCGCGTCGCGGTCGGGTTCGCGCTGGTCGGCGTCGCCTCGCCGTCGTTCCTGGTCGGGCTGCTGGCGATCCTGGTGTTCGGGTTCTGGCTCAACATGGTCCCGGTGAACGGCTACGTGCCTCTGACGGAGAGTCCGGTGGACTGGGCCTGGCACCTGGTGCTGCCGTGGATCGTGCTGGCCGCGCTCTCGGCGGCGTCGTACATCCGGCTGACCCGGGCGCAGATGCTGGAAGAGATGAACCTCGACCACATCACCACCGCCCGGGCGAAGGGCGCGGGGGAGGCCCG
It encodes:
- a CDS encoding ABC transporter permease, producing the protein MGSEVVSAVSPTRQAFRRVRRDRSARFGAVLVVVLVLIAIAAPLLAKLEGQDAYTYNIGLLDPLRGNAPRGAVGGFGADHWFGIEPLTGRDLFAIVVLGLRTSLFIAIVVTLITTVVGTLVGISAAYFGGWYDAVVSRLLDFLFGFPSLLFMIALGIIVPARFPRWLLLIVVLSVFGWAGLARLIRNQARSLVEREFVEAARSSGSSGWHIVTRELLPNLLGPVLVIATMAVPGIIGAEAGLSFLGVGVPPPTPSLGRSISDSIVWVYTGADPWFLAFPGAMLFLAVLGFTLLGDGVRDAFDVRLRRAK
- a CDS encoding ABC transporter permease, with the protein product MPDMVWFVIRRLLATVLVMLALSLAVYLIFYALPADPARLGCGKPCTPDRLEQARHFMQLDQSTMQQYLQFLKGIVAGRTFGEGSAAVQCNAPCFGYSFPLARPVTTLILSRLPITASIAIGAAILWLVAGVTLGVGAALKRGKLFDRVAVGFALVGVASPSFLVGLLAILVFGFWLNMVPVNGYVPLTESPVDWAWHLVLPWIVLAALSAASYIRLTRAQMLEEMNLDHITTARAKGAGEARVVFLHGLRGVLVPIVTIFGLDLGGLLGGAILTEKVFSMQGLGELLISAVGQLDVAVVVGVTLFSAFLVILANLVVDVLHGVLDPRVGHA